A region of Nakaseomyces glabratus chromosome M, complete sequence DNA encodes the following proteins:
- the IRC3 gene encoding double-stranded DNA-dependent ATPase (CAGL0M01276g~Ortholog(s) have double-stranded DNA-dependent ATPase activity, role in mitochondrial DNA metabolic process and mitochondrial matrix localization), translating into MLRILKQSFRNNAPSLKWYSTTATPILRDYQNDAIKSCLDAIALGKKRIGVSLATGGGKTVIFSSLINLLRQRNRGNACRFRTLILVHRRELAEQAVRTTSRINEDLNIQLEMGNQNCDVSNSDVIVASVQSIIRRLHKYREGDIDLIIIDEAHHAAADSYKKVLKHFRCDTANTRIPVIGFSATFERYDKKSLKESFDELVYHRGIIEMIDDNWLCESKFTTVRLEVDLSKIPTSTLTSDFQTGALSRLLNTQTVNSIIYNSYLEKRKENNIKSSLLFGVDINHIECLERYFNERGIKAKAVSSKTSVEDRQKAIRDIKSGELEVLLNCGIFTEGTDIPNIDCILLCRPTKSRTLLVQMIGRGLRLHHSKEYCHIIDFVGSTKAGVVSVPSLLGIESCEDTFDNATLEELRKIKLEEETRMAEYQQMQTQAELQKRAHEEMLRNQLNKMEQTLLEVSHGDALDLNLISYANFKEYHEKLQAGIAVDLNKINQIEEELSFIHKSKYAWVRITKNCWAFDLSNGHHIRLYRSSDKPGGTRYTLKLYREIPKLYRDEVNSSIRYVPTILEKDQDLSQITLKLEQVIKKYEDLGNSNSLGRIIKYARWRSQEASPKQKILVEKIIQKQLTKLKNSNDSMNIDPFSISSYIKNLTKGSASKLLFATSIAPTFPVQGLLKNLKNTSK; encoded by the coding sequence ATGCTCAGAATTCTAAAACAATCTTTTCGAAACAATGCCCCCTCGCTGAAGTGGTATTCTACAACAGCTACTCCAATACTAAGAGACTATCAAAATGATGCTATAAAATCATGCTTAGATGCTATTGCCTTAGGGAAGAAAAGGATTGGAGTTTCTCTAGCTACAGGTGGTGGTAAGACAGTTATATTTTCCAGCCTAATCAATTTACTTCGGCAACGGAACCGTGGTAATGCTTGTCGATTCAGAACACTCATATTAGTTCATAGGAGAGAGCTGGCAGAACAAGCCGTTAGAACTACGTCAAGAATTAATGAGGACCTTAATATTCAACTGGAGATGGGTAATCAGAACTGTGACGTTTCCAACAGCGACGTAATAGTGGCCTCTGTACAGTCTATCATCCGACGACTACACAAGTACAGAGAAGGTGATATCGATTTAATTATCATAGATGAAGCACATCATGCTGCTGCCGATTCTTACAAGAAAGTCCTGAAGCATTTTCGGTGTGATACAGCTAACACAAGAATCCCTGTAATAGGATTTAGTGCTACTTTTGAAAGATATGATAAGAAGTCGTTAAAGGAAAGTTTTGATGAGCTGGTCTACCACAGAGGCATTATAGAGATGATCGATGATAATTGGCTTTGTGAAAGTAAGTTTACCACTGTCAGATTGGAAGTCGATCTTTCCAAAATCCCCACCTCTACATTAACATCTGATTTCCAAACAGGCGCTCTTTCTCGATTACTTAATACACAGACGGTAAACAGTATCATTTATAATTCATATTTggagaaaagaaaagagaataaCATCAAATCATCATTACTATTTGGGGTAGATATCAACCACATCGAGTGCCTGGAGAGGTACTTTAATGAAAGAGGCATTAAAGCAAAGGCGGTATCGTCAAAGACAAGTGTTGAGGATCGTCAGAAGGCAATTAGAGATATAAAATCTGGTGAACTAGAAGTACTTCTGAATTGTGGCATCTTCACTGAAGGCACGGATATTCCTAATATTGACTGCATACTTTTATGTAGACCAACTAAATCGCGAACATTACTAGTTCAAATGATAGGAAGAGGGTTACGATTACATCATTCAAAGGAATATTGCCATATCATTGATTTTGTTGGCTCAACAAAAGCGGGTGTGGTGTCAGTACCTTCATTACTTGGGATTGAATCCTGTGAAGATACCTTTGACAACGCTACCTTGGAAGAATTGAGGAAGATCAagttagaagaagaaactcGCATGGCTGAATATCAACAGATGCAAACTCAAGCCGAGTTGCAAAAACGGGCACATGAGGAAATGCTTCGAAATCAATTGAACAAAATGGAGCAAACACTACTGGAAGTCTCACATGGTGATGCACTTGACTTAAATCTGATCTCGTACGCTAATTTCAAAGAGTATCATGAAAAGTTACAAGCTGGCATTGCGGTTGATCTTAACAAGATAAATCAGATTGAAGAGGAGTTAAGCTTCATCCATAAATCTAAATACGCATGGGTACGTATTACAAAGAACTGTTGGGCATTTGATTTGAGTAACGGCCATCATATCAGGTTGTATAGGTCATCTGATAAACCAGGAGGTACAAGATACACATTAAAACTATATCGGGAAATCCCGAAGCTCTATAGAGATGAGGTTAACTCTAGTATACGTTACGTTCCAACTATATTGGAGAAGGACCAAGATCTCTCCCAAATTACGCTGAAACTTGAACAAGTGATTAAGAAATATGAAGATCTCGGTAACTCAAATTCTCTAGGTAGGATCATTAAGTATGCCAGGTGGAGATCCCAGGAGGCCTCTCCGAAACAGAAAATCTTGGTAGAAAAGATTATACAGAAACAACTaacaaaactgaaaaactCTAATGATTCCATGAATATCGACCCATTTTCCATCTCTTCTTACATCAAGAATTTAACGAAGGGCAGTGCCTCAAAATTACTTTTCGCTACCAGCATTGCTCCTACATTCCCGGTACAGGgattattgaaaaatttaaagaacACAAGCAAGTga
- the GPI8 gene encoding GPI-anchor transamidase (CAGL0M01298g~Ortholog(s) have GPI-anchor transamidase activity, role in attachment of GPI anchor to protein and GPI-anchor transamidase complex localization) codes for MRIVLPCLLWLVTLACGVVNAEHTNNWAVLVSTSRFWFNYRHMANVLSMYRTVRRLGIPDSQIILMLSDDVACNSRNLFPGSVFNNKDHAIDLYGESVEVDYRGYEVTVENFIRLLTDRWTEDQPKSKRLQTDENSNIFIYLTGHGGDDFLKFQDAEEIASEDIADAFAQMYEKKRYNEIFFMIDTCQANTMYSKFYSPNVLAVGSSELDESSYSHHSDVEIGVAVIDRFTYYSLEFLEQIDKTSNLTLKDLFDSYTFEKVHSHVGVRSDLFKRNVSDVLITDFFANVQNVIPDDNSGKTSGNNEDIIDLAIQKSQLASKKDKSSQTPKPKEPASSIYFRTASSLNKNITDAKNNSNEGLMTVLLIILVMLGLYTTFKRTSKKETAKFSL; via the coding sequence ATGAGGATTGTGCTACCGTGCCTATTATGGCTAGTAACCCTGGCCTGCGGGGTGGTAAATGCTGAACACACTAACAACTGGGCCGTTCTGGTATCGACTTCCAGATTTTGGTTTAATTATAGACACATGGCTAATGTGCTGAGCATGTACAGGACGGTGAGGAGACTGGGGATTCCGGACTCGCAGATCATTCTTATGTTGAGTGACGATGTTGCATGTAACTCTAGGAACCTGTTCCCAGGAAGTGTattcaacaacaaagatCATGCTATTGATTTGTATGGTGAATCTGTAGAGGTTGATTACAGAGGCTATGAAGTAACAGTGGAGAATTTTATAAGACTGCTGACTGACAGATGGACAGAAGATCAACCGAAGTCAAAAAGATTACAAACGGATGAAAActcaaatatattcatttatttAACCGGTCATGGTGGTGATGACTTCCTAAAATTCCAGGACGCCGAAGAGATCGCTTCAGAAGATATTGCAGACGCTTTCGCTCAAATGTacgaaaagaaaagatacaACGAAATATTCTTCATGATTGACACTTGTCAGGCCAACACCATGTACTCAAAGTTTTACTCTCCAAATGTACTTGCTGTAGGTTCAAGTGAACTGGACGAAAGCTCATACTCACATCACTCTGATGTGGAAATTGGTGTTGCAGTTATCGACAGATTTACATACTATAGCTTGGAATTTCTGGAACAAATCGATAAGACATCAAATCTCACATTGAAAGATTTGTTTGATTCTTAtacatttgaaaaagtacATTCACATGTAGGTGTGAGATCTGATTTGTTCAAAAGAAACGTGTCTGATGTTCTAATAACAGATTTCTTTGCTAATGTTCAAAATGTTATACCTGATGACAACAGTGGTAAGACAAGTGGAAATAACGAGGATATTATAGATTTAGCAATCCAAAAGAGCCAACTTGCCTCTAAGAAAGATAAATCTTCTCAAACACCTAAGCCTAAAGAACCTGCTTCGTCAATTTACTTTAGAACCGCGAGCTCGTTGAATAAGAATATAACAGATGCTAAAAACAACTCGAATGAGGGATTGATGACTGTATTGCTCATAATTCTTGTAATGCTAGGTCTATACACAACATTTAAGAGAACgtcaaaaaaagaaacagcaaAGTTCAGCCTTTAA
- the UBX5 gene encoding DNA protein crosslink repair co-factor UBX5 (CAGL0M01320g~Ortholog(s) have ubiquitin binding activity, role in proteasome-mediated ubiquitin-dependent protein catabolic process and cytoplasm, nucleus localization): protein MEEDKINNFLVITAVEDADVARQFLDMAGGDVDTAISLYFEHGVSGLPSGGADAGAGTSGASSSVAHAESDSALAERLQQEAYQEPQTDVRPPDEARHETLAETHVFPTTYGGIGGSFGSLRHHSGNVAQDMFDNSTPQGIFNQRMDFDYSDDSSSEGSSSSSLSEFNSNSDDDDEYEYVEEDVVEVDDDGNITERKELVRRLKNPITKEARLAMLFRPPFDIMSKVNLDRAKLKARKKKRWIMINIQDSGVFQCQALNRDIWSNKRVKRLIKKNFIFLQYQFESRNAEPYVHFYGLKSKEELPHIAILDPLTGERLKQWDSTVPRLESFLDEVEKFLKDFSLEPGSKNPLIKQPTPDLDPTTLSEEQQMELAIRQSLGAGEQEVSPSNNERNTDEVSETEIADAKEEEKPSTGSLFDQIEPINHEEPQNEPGKTTRIQIRTGDGRRMVRRFNLTDTVRNIYEVIKAKLDGFADCQFILSNHQRENLIEKLSLTIAEAELGNSSLLVEKE from the coding sequence ATGGAAGAGGACAAAATCAACAATTTCCTGGTTATTACCGCTGTTGAAGACGCAGATGTTGCCAGGCAGTTCCTGGACATGGCAGGCGGTGATGTGGACACTGCCATATCGCTGTACTTCGAGCATGGCGTCTCGGGTCTGCCATCGGGTGGTGCTGACGCTGGTGCTGGCACTAGTGGTGCTAGCTCTTCTGTGGCTCACGCGGAGAGTGACTCTGCGCTGGCGGAGAGATTGCAACAGGAAGCATATCAGGAACCACAGACGGATGTGAGGCCTCCCGATGAGGCTAGGCATGAGACTCTGGCGGAGACTCATGTGTTTCCGACTACATATGGTGGAATTGGCGGATCTTTTGGGTCTCTAAGGCACCACAGTGGCAATGTGGCGCAGGACATGTTTGATAACTCGACACCACAGGGAATATTCAACCAGCGGATGGACTTTGACTACAGTGATGACTCGTCTTCAGAAGGGTCTTCATCGTCGTCGTTGTCTGAGTTTAATAGTAACTCAGACGACGATGATGAGTACGAGTATGTTGAAGAGGACGTAGTGGAAGTTGACGATGATGGCAACATTACGGAGAGGAAAGAGCTAGTACGCCGGCTGAAGAACCCTATCACCAAGGAGGCCCGCCTCGCCATGCTATTTAGACCCCCATTTGATATCATGTCAAAGGTGAACTTGGACAGAGCCAAATTAAAagcaagaaagaagaagagatggATTATGATCAACATTCAGGACTCGGGCGTCTTTCAATGCCAAGCGCTGAACAGGGACATATGGTCAAACAAGCGTGTTAAGAGactgataaagaaaaacttcatatttttgcaaTACCAATTCGAATCGAGAAATGCTGAGCCGTACGTACACTTCTATGGTCTCAAATCCAAGGAAGAACTGCCACATATTGCTATCCTAGACCCCCTAACTGGTGAAAGACTAAAACAATGGGACAGCACAGTGCCGAGATTAGAGAGTTTCTTAGATGAAGTTGAGAAGTTCTTAAAAGACTTCTCTCTGGAGCCGGGCTCCAAGAACCCGCTGATCAAACAACCAACACCGGATCTTGACCCTACTACTCTTTCAGAAGAACAACAGATGGAACTTGCTATCAGACAATCCCTAGGAGCTGGTGAACAAGAAGTGTCGCCATCTAACAACGAGCGAAACACAGACGAAGTCTCTGAAACAGAAATAGCTGATgcaaaggaagaagaaaaaccaTCTACTGGGTCACTGTTCGATCAAATTGAACCCATCAACCACGAGGAACCACAGAATGAACCAGGAAAGACCACAAGGATACAGATCAGAACTGGTGACGGCCGTAGGATGGTTAGAAGATTCAACCTAACAGATACAGTTAGAAATATTTACGAGGTTATCAAGGCTAAGCTCGATGGATTTGCCGATTGCCAGTTCATTTTAAGCAACCACCAAAGAGAAAACCTTATCGAGAAGCTATCGCTTACAATAGCAGAGGCAGAGTTGGGAAATAGCTCTCTACTTGTAGAGAAGGAATAA
- the PEX3 gene encoding Pex3p (CAGL0M01342g~Peroxisomal assembly protein required for peroxisome biogenesis), whose product MVQGRAPVSRRVQRYRGGLFIAAASVGTLVAVGSLAVYIVKQWLYRQQLRIAEEHFVKEQIKRRFDQTQSDSLATLYELVQVSSMVYDQKDLNLDEIMLALRDKKLQKQSQTGSAARAADTTSNSSVTGVTSALNDKVSEKASSIRSSKTDDIRNMTKGELWNQLKIRSISKLVTVTYTTSCLLLMTRLQLNILTRKEYLETVVKTTMQKNNDAGNSSGFFSWVASKIWGSPSNGEEKRKSAQDMYGELVQAEKAGKHMSKGKVEYINEQAFLSIFWWLINRGWSKIHEIVEREVRSEFGHLDPKDALTIDDFSERLTKVYYRVNKTLFLVNEEKEKPLLDIMIPRTPQELKNVLEQAMDLESLQLLEQDDSILRQLCKEMEKYMKSEATSIVMEQAINESFDYAITEIDASIKKRNQEETQMALFALSCKECCDKMLKTNMMTMDNDYLTVLDGIAVLDDLSAMVYSNFGL is encoded by the coding sequence ATGGTTCAAGGACGTGCGCCGGTGAGTCGAAGGGTACAGAGGTATAGAGGTGGGTTGTTTATCGCAGCCGCGTCGGTGGGAACGCTAGTTGCTGTGGGGTCGCTGGCGGTATATATAGTGAAGCAGTGGCTCTATCGCCAGCAGCTGAGGATTGCTGAAGAGCATTTTGTCAAGGAGCAGATCAAGCGCCGGTTTGATCAGACGCAGAGTGACTCTTTGGCGACGTTGTATGAGCTAGTGCAAGTGAGTTCCATGGTCTACGACCAGAAGGACTTGAACCTTGATGAAATCATGCTTGCTCTGAGGGACAAGAAACTACAGAAGCAGTCTCAAACTGGCAGTGCCGCCAGAGCAGCGGACACCACAAGTAATAGCAGTGTGACGGGTGTTACATCTGCTTTGAATGACAAAGTCAGTGAGAAAGCCAGTAGTATAAGAAGTTCAAAGACCGATGATATAAGAAACATGACCAAAGGAGAGTTATGGAACCAGTTGAAGATCAGGAGCATTTCTAAGTTGGTGACCGTAACGTACACAACATCTTGTCTGCTACTAATGACTAGGTTACAACTGAACATTTTGACAAGAAAGGAATATCTTGAGACAGTGGTGAAAACTACAATGCAGAAGAATAATGATGCCGGCAATTCATCGGGATTCTTTTCTTGGGTGGCCTCGAAAATATGGGGTAGCCCCTCAAATGGAGAGGAGAAGAGAAAGTCTGCTCAGGATATGTATGGCGAGTTAGTTCAGGCTGAGAAAGCAGGGAAGCATATGTCAAAGGGCAAAGTCGAGTATATCAATGAGCAAGCATTTCTATCCATTTTCTGGTGGCTGATCAACCGTGGGTGGTCGAAGATACATGAGATTGTAGAGCGCGAAGTGCGGTCAGAATTTGGACATCTTGACCCCAAGGATGCGTTGACCATTGATGATTTTAGTGAGCGGTTGACGAAGGTCTATTACAGAGTTAACAAGACTTTGTTCCTGGTCAATGAGGAGAAAGAGAAGCCGCTTCTTGATATTATGATCCCACGGACCCCTCAAGAGTTGAAAAATGTCCTTGAGCAAGCAATGGACCTCGAATCTTTGCAATTACTTGAGCAAGATGACAGTATACTGCGCCAATTGTGTAAAGAGATGGAGAAGTATATGAAGAGCGAGGCCACATCTATAGTCATGGAGCAAGCGATAAACGAGTCCTTCGATTATGCGATCACTGAGATAGATGCCAGTATCAAGAAGAGGAACCAGGAAGAGACACAGATGGCATTGTTTGCGTTGAGCTGCAAAGAATGTTGTGACAAGATGCTTAAGACAAACATGATGACCATGGACAATGATTACTTAACTGTTCTCGACGGCATTGCAGTATTGGACGATCTAAGTGCTATGGTATATAGTAATTTTGGCCTCTAA
- the SKP1 gene encoding SCF ubiquitin ligase subunit SKP1 (CAGL0M01364g~Centromere binding factor 3d; kinetochore protein with homology to human SKP1) gives MDKKGKYVVLVSGEGEKFTVEKKIAQRSLLLKNYLNDMHESSLDDEDEEQDEDEDEDDEIVMPVPNVRSSVLQKVIEWAEHHRDSNFPDEDDDDSRKSAPVDAWDREFLKVDQEMLYEIILAANYLNIKPLLDAGCKVVAEMIRGRSPEEIRRTFNIVNDFTPEEEAAIRRENEWAEDR, from the coding sequence ATGGACAAGAAGGGCAAGTACGTTGTATTGGTGAGTGGTGAAGGCGAGAAGTTCACTGTTGAGAAGAAGATTGCTCAGAGGTCCTTGCTGTTGAAGAATTACTTGAATGACATGCATGAAAGCAGTTTAGATGATGAGGACGAGGAGCAGGACGAGGACGAGGACGAGGACGATGAGATTGTGATGCCGGTTCCCAATGTCAGGTCGTCTGTGTTGCAGAAAGTGATTGAGTGGGCAGAACACCATAGGGACTCTAACTTCCCAGACGAGGACGATGACGACTCGCGTAAGTCTGCTCCAGTGGATGCCTGGGACCGTGAGTTCTTGAAAGTGGACCAGGAGATGCTTTACGAAATCATATTAGCAGCCAACTACTTGAATATCAAGCCATTGCTGGACGCTGGTTGCAAAGTTGTCGCGGAGATGATAAGAGGGAGGTCCCCAGAAGAGATCAGGAGGACTTTCAATATAGTAAACGATTTCACGCCTGAGGAAGAAGCAGCTATCAGACGTGAAAATGAATGGGCGGAGGACCGCTAA